The genomic segment ACAAAGACTCATATAGAGAGTATATATTCAAATCCCACTCTCCAAGGCTCACATATTGGTCTCTGCATTTCTAAGACTCCCCACCCCTCCTATCTCACAAAAAAGGTAGCTAGGGCAGGAAAGGGTGAAAGTATCCTCATCTCACTAAATCTCctactccaaagtagggctaagTCAGTGTCTTTTGTGTAGTTAAAAGTCTTCTTTGTTGAGTCTTAAATCCTTCAACTTGCTTACTAGAAGAAAGGAATTTGATTCTTTAATGCTAATAAATTGATACTGTATTCTGCTCAACACATGCACAACATACCTGAGCAAATATATAGAGAATTAATACAACAAGCTCCGGGCCATGCCCCCCCCAGGACACCTGGGAGCCTTTTCCAAAATACATCAGAGCCAAATCCCACCTTTTCAATGCTGTTTATATGTGTATTTGTATAAACACATTTGTGCATGGGGAAGTGGGAGAGGTGGGGGCATgatattttaaactttcaaaaAACGATTAACAcacaccggacattgtaaatcctcacagggtccactggatggaatggaggcgagcatggaccatgatgtggaccattgtctatgaggtgcagaggtgcccaaagatgtacttaccaaatccgatggatatgtcatgatgatgggaacgagtgttgttggggggggagagggagggggggtggggatgaatgggacctcacatatatatttttaatgtaatattattacaaagtcaataataaaatttaaaaaaaaaaaaataaagattttaaaataaaaaaaaacaaaaaacaaaaaaaaaaaaacgattaacacagaaaaagggaagggaagaatcagaaaagaaaatgggggaaaagcAGTCCCACAGAAACCAGAATTAGGTACTTTAGACCACAAATTCTTAATCTGGGGTCCATGAGCATCTGAAGGACTATGACATCTCTGACCTTATATGCAACATTCTGTAAACAcgtttatgtaatttttttctgaaggtTTATAGCTTTCATCGGTTTTCAACATGGTCCACAATCCAGAGAAGATTCAGAACCAGATCTTTAGAAAGTTGAAGAGAAATGTAAGAAGCTTTCCAAAGAATATGCTCATTTAACTACTCTAGTTGATATATAAGTTAGGTtgtaagcctttttttttttaaggaggtaccagagattgaatccaggacctcctacataggaagcaggcactcaaccactgagctacatctgctccccagctgTAAGCTTTTTAAAGCTGGGGGTGAGGTTCAGTATTGTAGACTAAGTTGCTGTCAACTTGAGCATGCTTTGGAATCCCCTGGAAGGCTTGCTAGCACACAAACGGCAGGGAGCAATCTGCAGATTGACATACAAAGCAACCTTGCTATCAACCTGAATTTCTGACCACGCAGTGGAACAGTGTTTTATCTTCAAAGTTCCAGAATGATACAATATAAAATGGCATCATGGAAATTAATGTTTATATaattaagcaaaaaaaataaaacctcagaGGTTATGCTATATCTCTTCTGCTCTAAAACAGAATATATTATAAAAACTTTAGATATATTAACCTTAAATTCttctaaagaaaatatgttcCAGTTCAGGGTTATCTTCTTATGCTGATCATTTCTGAACTGATACGGACTGTGCTCCATCTTTAGTTAACCTATGACCTAAATTAATGGTGACTATTAACACCATCCgaacatttatttccctttatttatGGGGGGGGCTAATCTCTACTTCCATCCCAAGGCATGTGATCTTCCTCTACAGCACAATACAATTAATAAATCAATTCTGTATATACCATCAGTGAGTCATAGATAAtattaaaagaatgagagaaaaaatatttaagatacatttaataaatatcaGGTACCACTATATCTAATCAATCTGAGAATTTTTTGAAAAAGCTGCATGAATTAATAGCTTTAATGCCTATATCCAACTGAAATAGTGAGATGCCACTTAACAAGATCCCTTATTTTCCTTTCCATATCAAGTTTTTCATCAAGAACCAAGCCCTTACTCTAGCAAAGAAAacagtaaagctatttaaaaactATTGGCTTAGTTAAACTTTATTAACCATCAGCTTCATCCACATGATTTTTGAAGTACCAAAAACAGTCTTTTGAGCAAAGAGCTCATGACATCTCAAAACTGCTTTCTGTGTTTAATTTAACCTATAATTTCATATGTAAAAGACAAAGATGATGCTACTAAGTAAACTGCAAGGTTAAAATACGACTTctggaaaactaaaaaacaagtcTGGATATAAAACATTAACATTTATGCATTCTTCTTAAATAACATATAAGAAATATCCGTGTTCATGCAAACTTTCTAAACCATTGGtttaaaaagtaaggaaaagTCTTAGGACAATTTTAAAGTAATCATGAGCACATCAATATTGATTAGCATCAATAATCGTGGAAAGTTGTTAACAATGCAACTTAACATTAATTACTACACGGCTATTTGAAACAGCCAAGAGATTCCACAGAAATTTAATTCTAacctattttaaaatatgaaaattacttGGCACAGACTCAAGGGCTTTCAGGACTGATATTACAGAATCATGCAATAACCATCAGATATTGTTATTATCAGAACAGATTGGTTGAAAAACTCCAACTACTTagacttttcttattttctaatatttattttcttgtttttcataaTCCCAGATATTTGCTACAAATACTTATGGAAGCTTCAAAAGAGTCCTAATCTTCAAGAGGTTGAACTAAAAGAACaggattttaaaaggtgaaaaataaaGAAGTCAATGTACAATATTAACATCAGTACAACAAAAGGAACTCAAActtaattcaaagaaaatttctGGTGGCCTATTGCTTTTTTGCTTTGATATTTCAAAACCCTGCTGAATTTTACAATAAGTAGTCAAGAACCTTTTCTTCCTGAAAATGAAGTGGATTACAGAAAAACCCTATGTCCTCTATAGTTGAGCATATAGCAGATACCTGAACATGTATCCTTCTGCTTAAGGAGAATTGGCTTTTATTGTGTTTTTAGTGTTTGTTTAGTCCTCCAATTTTTAGCTTAAATTAGAACAAAGTTAtgctaatatttaaatatttaaaatggcaaTTTTAAGTAAATACCAGTTATACTTTCCTGATTACATGCTTGTTACTGTACCAAGTTGAATTTAACACCAGATAATGGGCTACTCTGCTGTACTACATCATGTTGCACAATATCTTATATCCACTTTTATCATTCTCTAGTTGTGTCACATATATACTACTTACTCATCCAGTTAGATTCTCAGTGTCTCCAATGTCTGGTATTTGCCTCCCATATAAAGGGTAATCAAAATACTACCACATACATAATGAATGTATATTTCCTGAACTTgctttattatttatgaatctcaatAAAGTGCTGTAACAATCATtctgaaaaagtttttaaaattttgtaatgaGCCAGAAATGGCCAGACCTATTCTAGTACCcacaagaattaaataaaatggaaagtcaagaaaaaaatacttgaggTAATAAACACAATTAAAGAATTAAACACAGGCAAggacatataaaaagaaacaatatattACCTAAACATTTATAACCAAAGCCTGTTCTCTCTGATTTTCAGTAACGGTTTTATGCCTGTCAATGTTCCTGAAGTTCATCTTGTCTAAGAACCACAATTTAAGAAATGctttattaaatgaaaaactgcACTTGGTGTGCTACAATATACTACTTTTTCTATAAGATGAATAAAGCCTACAAGTAAGTTATTTTTCTGTGAGCGATCCCCAAATTATCATTTATCATAAATATTGTCAAAACAGCCTGGATACTGAAGACTGGGGGATATACCTCAACTAATTCAGGGTAGTTTATGTGACCTGCTCCAACACTGTAGGCAGAACTTCTGTAAGAGCAAGATTCAATAATTTAATATGCTGATAATTCCCCTGTGAGGGAACTGGCCAACAAGTAACTTACAGGCTTCATGTGCTATATTACAGTTTTAAAGGTATGACATTGCTTTTGTCTACAGGAAACTGATGTGACAAATGTAAACATGGAACTAATAATTACCTCCGCTAACAGtatatttattatttgatttAAATATTCAAGTATTAATGAATAAATACACTGCATATAATTGAAAATTCCATTTTAAGGTTAATTTAGAATTCACACTTTTGAGTATGATTTCTTGCAAGGGTAATTAGTAGTGtaagtaattaaataaaatttttttaaaaagttgtgcaaccactgtttaaaaataaattctcagcCCTAAAGAAATTCATAAAAAATGAGATAACTAATAAATGTTTAAGACAAAAATAGGCATAACAATTTGTTTGCGTTTTTTGAAAAAACTTAATctgcagttttttctttaaaagccaAGAGtgtgtttaaaataaatatcaacCCAGGAAATTTTACATACAATCAAAGTAACACCAATTATCAAACTACCTTTTACCATTTTCTGGACTTACATGTCCAGATCTTGGCATAAGTGAGGCCTGAAAGATTTGAGTAAAGAATTAAGACCACTTCAGTTCTACAACGTAATATTTTTTAGATCTAATCAGTTTGAGAATTTAACAAAAAAGTTAAATGTTCTTAAATAACATATTTGTTAACTAAACTTTATTAGCCTTagtattaaaatgttttatatgttgaaaaaggatcataaatgaaaatatttacccTGATGTTTAAATGTtgaatattttctataatttcaattttgccaatgagaaaatGCCCAATGATTTAAGACGTTAATTCCAGTTGGTAGTTGCTGCAATTTTTTAAGAGCCTCAATTTCAAATACTTCACCTTTTACGGTAAGATGCAAATAATGAGCAATTATGTATAATGAACATAGGGTACAcagagaaaacaatttttttttttgcttttaagacCAGGTGAGAGGTGATATAGTACCAGGGACCATGGTGCCTCATCTTGCCCCCAAGAAACCAAGACCTCTGTATTCTAAAaatagaggaggaggagggaagcaaGGGAAGTAAGACAGGACCAAAACACATCAACGTATAAGAGATGGCCGAAAAGGCCTTAGATGACCTACTTCAAAACCTTTCTTCTAAAGCTAAGGAAACTATGACCCATGGATATAAAAGCCCATAAACTGTCTCATCCAATGTCATAAAGATtgtgaaaggaagaagtagaggATCCAGGTCTCAGACCTCTTTTCCTAGTTCACTTCATTTTctactacctttttttttctacCACTGTCTTCACTTTCATCACATTATCCTTTTTACCTATTAAGAATTTACCTAAAATACCAGATAAAAGCAAAGTGGCTTTGAAATGAAGTCAGAGTGGGAGGGTAGAGGCACTGTCCTGTGGTGGCCCCATGGATACTTCTGCAGAGGCCAGTCTAAAGTTTGAAAATGACTTCCCTTTCCTATCACCTCTATCTGTTCTCTAGCATTCCAccaactgaaataacctcataaCCTAATTTCTCAATAACCGTACCCCCATGGACCTTTTATGCAGGCTAAATTTGCTTTCTTCTCCATAGTCATGTATCCCTCTCACATCCGTACTCTATTGCTTCTTCCTGTACACTATTAGAATAATTACTTCACTTCCTTTCTAAAAACATGTCCCTTGCCATCTTCAAAAttatcattttcctcttttaaaaataccatCTCCTAGGCATTTGAGTATTCAATTTGAACAACATAAAAGTGCTACCATAAAAACATCACTAAAAGATCTAACTGGGCCAGAATGGAGAAGAGAGAATAAACAGTTAGAGAGCTAACTTAcattaaaacaagacaaaaaactGCAAATTATAAGAGGTAACTAGTATTTCTAAGTGGAGGTCCTGTCAGAAATACTTCCGTAAATAGGTAGGACTTGTCTAAAAGAGTTAATGGCTCATTAATGAAGTGAGTGCTAACCTTCTAGATTAGAGTGTTATTTATATGTGTATTATTCATTTGCTTATATAGTCCTTACTTGTAAAATCATCTCATGTTGCTAAACTGTTTGAAGAATCAGAGCCTTAGCTAAGGATAACACAGCTCTATTCAGTGGACTCCCACAATGTCATGTCTGTGCTCATTCACTCAGGCTCTGTCTGTCAGAATGAATCCTTAGATATAAAGATTGAGTTTTCTATTTGTCCTGTAATAATCTCCATCACCTGGTACCATGTATGTATTCAAATTATGTTGGAAGTCAGATAGCATTTTGTAACTTCCAAGGGTTTGAAGGTAATTTGATTAAGACTAACTCCCAGCTTTCTGACTCAGGGTTACTCCATAGGAAACTGTgtggaagaagaaaatagaagagcAGTAACAATATTTAGAATTAAGTAAATACTATACCATACAATTctttatgaaggaaaaaaaaaaactgaattaaGACAAGGCTTTATTAGAAATATATCTTATAGGACAAACTAGAATTTCATGACAAAGGTTTGCTAAAAAGTCCTATAAAACATTAATGAAATGTAAAGTTGTAAGTTAGACATATGATTTTGTACCTAACTGCAAATAAGTCTGATAGGAGATAAAATCTGTTCAGTTCGACTGATGTTTAAAGCCAGGTGCTCTTATAACCCCATGGTATATAATTAAGTCCCTTTTCCAAAAACAAATTGATTatgttttagaaatattaaatgattactaattttaaatttgaaaacaaagCATTCAATAGTTTGTAAGTCAAGTGacccttaaaaaataaattgctttaATGTCCTCTGACATACGCTTAAAACAGGCACAACTGACAAGTAAATAATAAATCCTAGTCATAATATAAAAACTAGACTCCTAGCCAAAATCCTGAGAAATATACACTGTGCAGCCTACCTGGTCTATTCTGGATGTTCCGGCTGCAGTGCACCAACTATCTTGGAGTGAATCTGAGCCCCAAGCTGGCAACTGCAAACTAGATCTCACCTTCAATAGCATAGAAGTTTTCATCAGAAATGAGCAGTTCTGTTTCCCAAACCcacccacaaaaaaaaaacacaaaaaaacaaaaaacaaaccaaaacaatcaAATTCTATTGTGTATCTTTGTTCTGTCCTCTAAAGGTTTtagaacaaaaaaatcaaaaacctTATTTAAAATCTCCATAAGGGAATTTTATCAACAAGCAAtaccaacaaaatattagaaggcctgaaaaaaaaagtctaatcaTTTTAACTATCAGGCCACTTTAGAAAAAGTCATTGAACCCCTGAAGACAATTTGAATTTGATGCAAAAACCCTTAATATTATTTTGCTATAATTACAGCTGCACTAAGTATATTCTAATAAACATAGAGCTTATCAGAGTTAAATCTGTGCATAATTACAATTATGTTACATTTTAGCTTAGCTACATTATAAGAGAAATGCATTTTAATGGCCTATTAAAGATTAATGAATTAAGGCTTTATTAAGGAGCTGCCAATTAAAAGcctcatatgtatttttaaaatatagcaggTTTTTCTATATTTACGAAGCCCTTTTTCTATTGTGTGTTTAAAGAATTTTTTACATTCTCAATTTACTCACTCTGTATGGGTATTTTATGCTTTGATAATTAAATTAgagctttcttttccttaatcTGTTAATTTTACCATGTTAATACTACTGCCACCcaactttctattttgaaagaTTAATATTAGAAATAAGCCATTTACATACCATTCTTACCTGTAATGGTAAGAGCGTATTACTATTGTTGTCTGTTCTGAATACATTATCTTCAATCCAAGATTTTGGAGTCAGTGATGGAGTAGATCGAGTAAATTTCGGTGGTGCTATGACATTACCAGAAAATGGTTTCTTCAATGGAGATATCTGATTCATAGTTCCTGGAATTCCCATGTTTCCAGTTCTACGATGATCTCTACCATGCATTGCTCCCCAGGACATACTTCCAGTGCCCCAGCCACTGTTCTGATGGTTGCTCCAAGGAGATTGTTTCAGAAGAGGCTGGGAAAACACACATCTATTTAAATTATAGGCATTTATAAGTGTTTACAAATCAAATTCAAATTTTAGATCTGAGCTAAGGattcatatgatttttttaaaaaaatgaaatatatataaaggtaACACAGGATACCAGTAAAAGCTTGAGATGATATGAAAGTATATTTTACTGTTAGATGAGTTTTCATCATCTTTGTCTAACATAAATTATAATGAGCCAAAGAGATATTGTTGCTAAAACAGAACTATGCAGTCACTTCTTTCCTTTCAGAGAGAATGATATACatgataaatataaagaaaaaaatatgctttcaaattGATTAAATTAACCTTGAAGAAGATCCTTAAAGATAAAACCTGCATTCTCATCTTAAAGCAACCATATTCTGCAAGGCACAGAACTAAACACAGTCTTTAATTAAAATATCCCAAACCTCATGAGTTAAACATTTAGATGTTAAGTTTCCAAAACAAGTTGTACCATTACAAAAGTGGAGATGGTAATTAAAAATCCCTTTGGCAAGAAGATAATTTAGGAAAAACTTCATTTTGTTGCATTGCTAATTCACTTCTTAATGTATGTTATTCCAGTTTTAgtatagtttctttttaaaagagtCTTCTTTTTATTTGACTTTATTATCCATGAACTGTTAAGCAATTTTCTAATGTTACCCATAGGGGGATCCACTGGGATATCCTGACAATAAACCCCATGCTTTGATTTTTCTAGTAAAGCTCGTAATACAAGTCtccatttaatttattcattttcagaAATAACCTATGACAAGTGAAAtcttcaaaaaatggaaaatccacCAAAAAAGACATTAattgtaaatattaaaaattgccaGCAAATTTTACTTTCAATGAGCTTGTAATTAAGGTTTTATATATTAATGACTTGTGGTTAGCAAAAGTATAGAATAGGGTGGTAGATGCAaagaaatacaactaatgtaaactatggatagTAGTTAGTGGtactatttaataatttttattttaaaataatttaataataattgtAACAAAGCACTGTTAAAAAACTTAGCACAATTACAAAAAAGCggtatcaattgtaacaaatgttccacaccaatgcaacatTGGTGATGGTgggatggtgtatgggaatcatgtattttgtgcatgattgatCGGTAAAcccacaactgctctaataataataataataataataaagtatgtACTGTGTAGTTTCTCTAAATTCAACACTCTTACAATTAACCCTGCTCCTCACAGGACAAATTTTTAAACACCTGATCTCTAGTATCtattctttttaacttttaaatgcaaatataatcAGGAATATATACCACCCTTTTCCCCTCCATACAGTTCAAAGGCATTACCTAAAGGACCTTGGACAAGTAACTTCATTCTCGAGGGCCTTATTTTCCTCATGAAATGAATCAATGTTCAAATTCTCTTCCAGTTATCTAAAATTCCCTATGAAAGCTGAGTGATCTCTTACACTCCCTTGCAAGATCTAACTTTTTGTCCAaaggcaaatatttaaaatatggatCATGGTACACGTTCTTCTAAGGTTCTATATCATGGCTTTTGTAATGCAGAAATAATTATTATGGATTTTCTGAAGCAGGTTGACAGTTTAAActctaaaaatattgaaatacaaaaaaaactgAGGATGCTGCTCAAGACTATGTTAATcatggaaaagcaaattatttcaaaattccgTAATTTTACTCCTTAGGCGGGCTACATCCTCCTTTCTCAGAAACAGAAATTCAACAAAATGTTAACTGTTGTATTTGTTAACTTAGATAATAGACTAGTCACCTTTTAAAAAGGTTAACCCTTGAAAACTTTTAATTGCTCAAGGGGACGAATTATATGCATAGGTAAACATTGGTTAAGGTCAAATTTTGTTTGTCAACCTTTAACTACGTAACCCTACGTGTGGAAAATGGCCATAAACAGAACGATCACCGCAGTAAATGCTgactaaacaacaacaaaacactccTTTAACGCCAATTAACCAATCCAGCAATCATTCAAAAGCTAAATtgagaggaaaacaaaatgaccttgaatcagaAAAGATCCCGGCCAATAAAAAATCTGCCCACGTTAATTATTATTACCTACTTAAAAGATACATATCCCCCAAATCAAGAGAAAGTTAAGGCCACAAAAATATATACTGAAGTTTTCTCTTCAATGTAACATACCAATCCCAGCTTCAACCtcagtttgcatttttaaaaaccacaaaatattatccaaatattaaaacaaaaagcccACAAGTTTAAAAAAACCATCGCAGTTTTATTTAACTCGGCCATCGCGgacttttcccttttaaaaagatATCTGACAACCCTCAAAGGATGCAGCCCAGGTCGAAGGGCGGTCGAGCCGGGACAGCGGCCGCACTTGGCGCACGACGACCCGCGGCcggggcgcgcggggccggggcgcgcggggccggggcgcgcggggccggggcgcgcggggccggggcgcgcggggccggggcgcgcGGGGCCCGGCTCGGACGGGCGTTGGGGCGCGCGCCCCGGGCCCCCGCCGGCGCCGGCTTCGGAAGCCACCTCTCCCGCCGGCCAATTAAGAACGAAACAAActcgaaagaaaaaaaaggctgcCTGTCCGCCCCTTCCCTCATTGGACCGCGGGGCCGAGTCACGGGCTCCCCACACGCACCGTCGCCGGCaatcattttcttccttcccGAGTTGGCTTCCCACCGCCGCTTCTCGGCGGCCGCTGCCCGTCACGGCCGGCCCCGCGCTCGCCGTCCCTGTCCCCGCCGTGTCTCCCTGGGTCGGGCGGCGTCGGGCGCAGCGACCCTCGGGGCGGGGAGAAGTCCGGAGACAGCGACCCTCCGGGCCGGGGGGCCGTTCGCGGACAGCCACCCTCCGGGCCGGGGGTCGCCCAGTCTCGCGTCTCCTAGCGCCGGTTACGAGCGCAGGCAGGGACGACGCGCCGGCCCGACCCCGACGCCATGGCCGCCGCGGCCCCAGCCCCCACCGCCGCGCCGGGGCGTTCGAGGGGGCACCCGCCGGCGGCCGCTCCCAGCTGGAACCCGCCTCCTGAGCCCCCGCAGCCCACGGTGGCCGTGGCCCGCGCCGCCGGGAGCCGGGATCGAGTCCCcaatccccccctccccgccctcctctAACTTGGGGCGCGCTGCCCCGGTCGCCTCTCCCCTCGGGGCCACCTCGGGCCGACCCGGGGCCCCCGGCCTCCCCGCGGCCGGGACTCGAGGCGGAAGAGGGCCAGGGGCgctccccgccgccgccgccctaCCTGGTGGTGGTTGTAGGAGTTCCTCTGCTGCAGGAAGGCGGCGGCCGCCGCCTGGTGCTGCTGCTGGAGCTGCGGGCTGACGGGCGACCTCCGGCTGGGCGGCTGCTGCGGCGCCGCGGGCGGCGGGGGCTGCTGCTGAGGTAAATTCatggcgggcggcggcggcgggggcacCGCGGCAGCCGAGAAGGGCCCTCCgaagccgccgccgccgccgccgccgccgctcgcCGGGACGCTGAGCCCCGCGCAGCCGTGCGGCGACACGGGCGAGAAGCTCGGGAAGAAGGCCGGGTTCATGGACGACGGCAGCCCCGGGTAGAAGCCGTTCTCCGAGtcggggctggggggcggcatGGCGCTGAGcgggcccccgccgccgccgcctcccgggGTGGCGGCTGACGAgccgggcggcggcggctgcggctggggcggctGCTGAGGCggcggctgctgctgctggggcggcggcggcgcctggggctggggctggggcggcgGCGACGCGGTCTGCACCGACCAGGGGGTGCCGAAGCCGGGCAGCGGTGGCGGCGACGCGGAGCCGCCTCCCCCTCCGCCTCCCgggggccccccgcccccgccgccacCGCCCGGGTGCGGAAGGTCCGGGCTCTGCAGGCTGCTGAAGGCGCCCGCGCCGAGCGCCCCTCCGGGCAGGAGGTTACTGGGACTGTTGAGCAGAGGGTGGTTGGGGGACTCCATGGAGCCCGGCGCGGGGTTCACCGGCGGCGTCGAGGCAGCCAAGCCCGCATTGGGGGGCTCGGCGGCGCTGCCCTCGCCCGCGGCCGGGGTCTTGCGAGGGCTGCCCGCGCCTCCGTGGCGGCGccgcggggctgcggggggcgAGGGCGGGAGCTGCGGGAGCGGGGACAGGTCGGCCGGGCGCTGCCGCGGGGCGAAGTCCTGCGGCGGGAGGTGGTGCGGGTGCGGGAGGCTGAACTGCTGCGGCTGTggctgcggcggcggcgggcgctgGGCGAGCTGCGCCGGCGGGAGCAGCGGGCCCGGCGGCGGCGGGCTGAACCTGCCGGAGCCGGGGAGCGTCGGTGGCGACGGCTTCGAGTCCGGagggtggggacggtggggggGGCTGAACTCTTTCCTCTTCTGGCTGttcagctgctgctgctgccgcttACTGAAGTCCTGCGGGGAGGAGGtgcggcagcagcagcaggaggaggcggaggaggaggaggggtggtGCCGACTCGGTTTGAAgtcctgggaggggaggaggtgggtcACACCCGCGTTCGTGCCGCCGCCGGGGTGGTGGTTGGGGAGTTGctccgcggccgccgcccccgaGAGCGGCCGCGCCGGCTGCTGTGTCAGCCCCAGCAGCAGCTCATCCTGCATGGTCTGCTGATGCGCCAGGAacggggaggaagaggaagcggCGGCCGAGctgcccgcgccgccgccgccgaggGGGATGGTGAAGGGGGAGGCGGCCTCCGCGAAGCCGGTGACAGGCAACGGCGGCGGCGAGAGCGGCCCAAAGGGCGTGGCGGAGGACAGCGGGGCGGCGGCCGCCACCGACCCTGCGGCGTAGGGGCGGTACGCCCCGCCGTCCCCGAACGGGGCTCCCGGGCTGCTGCTTCGGAGAGGGGCGGTCGGCAGCACCCCGAAACCGAAGTCCCTCATTTATCTGGCCGGTGGCAGCGGGAGGAGACGCGCCCGGTCCCCCGCCCCGCTTAGGTATCCGCCGGATCTGAGGCGGCCCGGCCGTGATGGAAGGAGGGGGGTCAGTGAGAGAGGGACACCGTGACTGAGCCGAGGGGGGACCGACTTCGGCCCCGTCACCCCTCGCGGCGGCCACCGCCACCTCCCGAGACCGGCTcgggcgccgccgccgccgccgccccggcaGCTTAAGAACCCCGGAACGT from the Dasypus novemcinctus isolate mDasNov1 chromosome 1, mDasNov1.1.hap2, whole genome shotgun sequence genome contains:
- the CPEB2 gene encoding cytoplasmic polyadenylation element-binding protein 2 isoform X4, with protein sequence MRDFGFGVLPTAPLRSSSPGAPFGDGGAYRPYAAGSVAAAAPLSSATPFGPLSPPPLPVTGFAEAASPFTIPLGGGGAGSSAAASSSSPFLAHQQTMQDELLLGLTQQPARPLSGAAAAEQLPNHHPGGGTNAGVTHLLPSQDFKPSRHHPSSSSASSCCCCRTSSPQDFSKRQQQQLNSQKRKEFSPPHRPHPPDSKPSPPTLPGSGRFSPPPPGPLLPPAQLAQRPPPPQPQPQQFSLPHPHHLPPQDFAPRQRPADLSPLPQLPPSPPAAPRRRHGGAGSPRKTPAAGEGSAAEPPNAGLAASTPPVNPAPGSMESPNHPLLNSPSNLLPGGALGAGAFSSLQSPDLPHPGGGGGGGGPPGGGGGGGSASPPPLPGFGTPWSVQTASPPPQPQPQAPPPPQQQQPPPQQPPQPQPPPPGSSAATPGGGGGGGPLSAMPPPSPDSENGFYPGLPSSMNPAFFPSFSPVSPHGCAGLSVPASGGGGGGGGFGGPFSAAAVPPPPPPAMNLPQQQPPPPAAPQQPPSRRSPVSPQLQQQHQAAAAAFLQQRNSYNHHQPLLKQSPWSNHQNSGWGTGSMSWGAMHGRDHRRTGNMGIPGTMNQISPLKKPFSGNVIAPPKFTRSTPSLTPKSWIEDNVFRTDNNSNTLLPLQVRSSLQLPAWGSDSLQDSWCTAAGTSRIDQDRSRMYDSLNMHSLENSLIDIMRAEHDPLKGRLSYPHPGTDNLLMLNGRSSLFPIDDGLLDDGHSDQVGVLNSPTCYSAHQNGERIERFSRKVFVGGLPPDIDEDEITASFRRFGPLVVDWPHKAESKSYFPPKGYAFLLFQEESSVQALIDACIEEDGKLYLCVSSPTIKDKPVQIRPWNLSDSDFVMDGSQPLDPRKTIFVGGVPRPLRAVELAMIMDRLYGGVCYAGIDTDPELKYPKGAGRVAFSNQQSYIAAISARFVQLQHGDIDKRVEVKPYVLDDQMCDECQGARCGGKFAPFFCANVTCLQYYCEFCWANIHSRAGREFHKPLVKEGADRPRQIHFRWN
- the CPEB2 gene encoding cytoplasmic polyadenylation element-binding protein 2 isoform X2 codes for the protein MRDFGFGVLPTAPLRSSSPGAPFGDGGAYRPYAAGSVAAAAPLSSATPFGPLSPPPLPVTGFAEAASPFTIPLGGGGAGSSAAASSSSPFLAHQQTMQDELLLGLTQQPARPLSGAAAAEQLPNHHPGGGTNAGVTHLLPSQDFKPSRHHPSSSSASSCCCCRTSSPQDFSKRQQQQLNSQKRKEFSPPHRPHPPDSKPSPPTLPGSGRFSPPPPGPLLPPAQLAQRPPPPQPQPQQFSLPHPHHLPPQDFAPRQRPADLSPLPQLPPSPPAAPRRRHGGAGSPRKTPAAGEGSAAEPPNAGLAASTPPVNPAPGSMESPNHPLLNSPSNLLPGGALGAGAFSSLQSPDLPHPGGGGGGGGPPGGGGGGGSASPPPLPGFGTPWSVQTASPPPQPQPQAPPPPQQQQPPPQQPPQPQPPPPGSSAATPGGGGGGGPLSAMPPPSPDSENGFYPGLPSSMNPAFFPSFSPVSPHGCAGLSVPASGGGGGGGGFGGPFSAAAVPPPPPPAMNLPQQQPPPPAAPQQPPSRRSPVSPQLQQQHQAAAAAFLQQRNSYNHHQPLLKQSPWSNHQNSGWGTGSMSWGAMHGRDHRRTGNMGIPGTMNQISPLKKPFSGNVIAPPKFTRSTPSLTPKSWIEDNVFRTDNNSNTLLPLQVRSSLQLPAWGSDSLQDSWCTAAGTSRIDQDRSRMYDSLNMHSLENSLIDIMRAEHDPLKGRLSYPHPGTDNLLMLNARSYGRRRGRSSLFPIDDGLLDDGHSDQVGVLNSPTCYSAHQNGERIERFSRKVFVGGLPPDIDEDEITASFRRFGPLVVDWPHKAESKSYFPPKGYAFLLFQEESSVQALIDACIEEDGKLYLCVSSPTIKDKPVQIRPWNLSDSDFVMDGSQPLDPRKTIFVGGVPRPLRAVELAMIMDRLYGGVCYAGIDTDPELKYPKGAGRVAFSNQQSYIAAISARFVQLQHGDIDKRVEVKPYVLDDQMCDECQGARCGGKFAPFFCANVTCLQYYCEFCWANIHSRAGREFHKPLVKEGADRPRQIHFRWN